In Escherichia ruysiae, a genomic segment contains:
- a CDS encoding glycosyltransferase family 2 protein — protein MTESISQTLRAKWQVPAYENQMWLGKKHNYCVVIPVINEGNRIHNLLARMAAINVSTYADIIIIDGGSTDGSLNPNILQEKGVRGLILKKAPGKLSAQLRCAYAFALEQGYEGIVTIDGNDKDDPVAIPQFITALKDGVHFVQASRFLVGGVAENTPLTRDIAIRFIHAPMISFFSGFKWTDTTQGFRGYSRKMLLDERVAPFRDIFSSYELLAYLSYRVPQLGYRCLEIPTIRRYPKGEVPTKINGIKGNFSVLIVLFKACLGFYNQEKGK, from the coding sequence ATGACTGAATCTATATCTCAAACACTTCGCGCCAAATGGCAAGTCCCTGCCTATGAAAACCAAATGTGGCTTGGTAAAAAACACAATTATTGTGTCGTTATCCCCGTAATTAACGAAGGCAATCGTATACATAACCTATTAGCAAGAATGGCTGCCATAAATGTATCAACTTATGCGGATATAATTATTATTGATGGTGGCAGCACCGATGGTTCTCTGAATCCCAATATCCTACAGGAAAAAGGCGTTCGCGGTTTAATACTTAAAAAAGCACCAGGTAAGCTAAGCGCACAGCTAAGATGTGCCTATGCTTTTGCTCTTGAGCAAGGTTATGAAGGCATTGTGACTATTGATGGAAATGACAAAGATGATCCTGTGGCTATTCCACAATTTATCACAGCTCTAAAAGATGGGGTGCATTTCGTCCAGGCATCTCGTTTCCTTGTTGGAGGTGTAGCAGAAAATACCCCTCTCACCCGAGATATTGCAATACGTTTTATCCACGCGCCTATGATTAGTTTCTTTTCAGGATTTAAATGGACAGATACTACTCAAGGATTTAGGGGGTATAGTAGAAAAATGCTGCTTGACGAGCGTGTTGCACCGTTCCGTGATATTTTCTCATCTTATGAACTACTGGCATATCTTTCATACCGAGTCCCACAACTTGGTTATCGTTGCTTAGAAATTCCAACCATTCGTCGTTATCCTAAAGGTGAAGTACCTACAAAAATAAATGGAATAAAGGGAAACTTTTCCGTACTGATTGTCTTATTTAAAGCGTGTTTGGGATTTTATAATCAGGAAAAAGGGAAATGA
- a CDS encoding sugar phosphate isomerase/epimerase family protein translates to MRLSLSGIAWNITNDDSICHLLHSRQIDAIDIVPGKYFSNPLDASEHEIFAVRNYWHDNGISLVGMQSLLFGTQGLNLFSTNEVQKRMLVHLQAISRIAAGLGIPALVFGSPKNRDRKGLSDSITLEIAINFFNHLGDIAQQEGVYFCLEPNPVCYGANFMINSAETAFVVRQVNHPAIKMQLDTGAIIINKENINDILQQNADIIGHIHLSEPDLAPLGYSGANHTHIANALYHALPNSIATIEMLAPQNKHSLSSIEDALDFAISHYRQ, encoded by the coding sequence ATGAGACTTTCACTCTCAGGTATAGCCTGGAATATAACTAATGATGATTCTATCTGTCACCTACTACATTCCAGACAGATTGATGCAATAGATATTGTCCCTGGAAAATACTTCTCCAATCCGTTAGACGCAAGTGAACACGAAATATTTGCCGTTCGTAATTACTGGCATGATAATGGAATTTCATTAGTTGGTATGCAATCACTATTATTTGGAACCCAAGGGTTAAATCTTTTTTCAACCAACGAAGTACAAAAAAGAATGTTGGTTCACTTACAGGCTATCAGTCGTATTGCTGCCGGTTTAGGAATTCCAGCATTAGTGTTTGGATCACCTAAAAACCGCGACCGAAAAGGATTATCTGATAGTATCACTCTTGAAATTGCAATAAATTTCTTTAATCATCTTGGTGATATTGCGCAGCAAGAAGGCGTTTATTTTTGCCTTGAACCAAACCCAGTCTGTTACGGGGCAAATTTTATGATTAACAGTGCTGAAACTGCTTTTGTTGTTCGGCAAGTAAATCACCCAGCAATTAAAATGCAGCTGGATACTGGTGCCATCATAATTAACAAAGAAAATATTAATGATATCCTTCAGCAAAACGCTGACATTATAGGTCACATTCATCTCAGTGAACCAGATCTGGCTCCTTTAGGCTATAGCGGTGCGAATCATACACATATTGCTAATGCTCTCTATCACGCATTACCGAACTCAATTGCAACAATTGAAATGCTCGCCCCCCAAAATAAACATTCGCTTTCCTCTATTGAGGATGCTCTTGATTTCGCAATTTCTCATTATCGTCAGTAG
- a CDS encoding YfdY family protein: MIYLWMFLALCIVCVSGYIGQVLNVVSAVSSFFGMVILAALIYYFTMWLTGGNELVTGIFMFIAPACGLMIRFMVGYGRR, encoded by the coding sequence ATGATTTATTTATGGATGTTTCTCGCCCTGTGTATTGTTTGTGTCAGCGGATATATTGGCCAGGTACTAAATGTAGTATCTGCCGTCTCTTCATTTTTCGGCATGGTGATCCTCGCCGCCCTCATTTATTACTTCACTATGTGGTTAACTGGCGGTAACGAGCTGGTAACGGGGATATTTATGTTTATTGCCCCGGCTTGTGGCTTGATGATCCGCTTTATGGTGGGGTATGGAAGGCGGTAG
- the fadL gene encoding long-chain fatty acid transporter FadL: MSQKTLFTKSALAVAVALISTQAWSAGFQLNEFSSSGLGRAYSGEGAIADDAGNVSRNPALITMFDRPTFSAGAVYIDPDVDITGHSNLTGQSANAKNIAPTAWVPNLHFVAPINDQFGWGASITSNYGLATEFTDNYAAGIYGGKTDLQTINLNLSGAYRLNNSWSFGLGFDAVYAKAKIERYAGSLGPLLSQQLIAQGVPASLTNGINTPDSQIAHLKGDEWGFGWNAGILYELDKDNRWGLTYRSEVKIDFEGDYKSSINPNLNNILGNMGLPYGTMGATQNGSLTLNLPEMWEISGYNRVAPQWAIHYSMAYTSWSQFQELKAKGDSGQTLFYKDEGFRDAYRIALGTTYYYDKNWTFRTGIAYDDSPVPADKRSISIPDQDRLWLSAGLTYAFNEDASIDVGASYMHGQKVKFTEGEGAAAYSFESEGKAWLFGTNFNYAF; encoded by the coding sequence ATGAGCCAGAAAACCCTGTTTACAAAGTCTGCTCTCGCAGTCGCAGTGGCACTTATCTCCACCCAGGCCTGGTCGGCAGGCTTTCAGTTAAACGAATTTTCTTCCTCTGGCCTGGGTCGGGCTTATTCAGGGGAAGGCGCAATTGCCGATGATGCCGGTAACGTCAGCCGTAACCCCGCGTTGATTACCATGTTTGACCGCCCGACTTTTTCTGCGGGTGCGGTTTATATTGATCCGGATGTAGATATTACCGGGCATTCTAATTTAACCGGTCAGAGTGCAAATGCTAAAAATATCGCACCGACAGCGTGGGTCCCTAACCTGCACTTTGTCGCGCCTATTAACGATCAGTTTGGTTGGGGAGCGTCAATAACGTCCAACTACGGCCTGGCTACGGAATTTACCGACAACTATGCTGCTGGTATCTATGGCGGTAAAACCGATCTGCAGACAATCAACCTTAACCTTAGCGGGGCTTATCGCCTTAACAATAGCTGGAGTTTTGGTCTTGGTTTTGATGCTGTTTACGCCAAGGCAAAAATTGAGCGTTACGCCGGTTCGCTGGGGCCTTTGTTGTCTCAACAGTTGATTGCCCAAGGTGTACCCGCGTCATTGACCAATGGTATTAATACTCCGGACTCTCAAATTGCTCATCTGAAAGGTGACGAGTGGGGCTTTGGCTGGAACGCGGGTATTCTTTATGAACTGGATAAAGATAACCGTTGGGGCCTGACATATCGTTCAGAAGTTAAAATCGACTTCGAAGGGGATTACAAAAGCTCCATTAACCCAAATCTGAACAACATTTTGGGTAATATGGGCTTGCCGTATGGCACGATGGGTGCAACACAAAATGGATCCTTGACGCTCAACCTGCCTGAGATGTGGGAGATTTCTGGTTATAACCGTGTTGCGCCGCAGTGGGCAATTCACTACAGCATGGCCTATACCAGCTGGAGTCAGTTCCAGGAGTTGAAAGCGAAAGGCGATAGTGGTCAGACGCTGTTCTATAAAGATGAAGGATTCCGTGACGCATATCGTATCGCGTTGGGTACAACCTACTATTACGATAAAAACTGGACCTTCCGTACCGGTATCGCCTATGACGACAGCCCGGTTCCGGCAGATAAACGCTCTATTTCCATTCCTGACCAGGATCGTTTGTGGTTAAGTGCTGGGTTAACCTATGCATTTAATGAAGATGCATCCATTGACGTTGGCGCATCTTATATGCATGGTCAGAAAGTGAAATTCACCGAAGGTGAAGGTGCGGCAGCTTATTCTTTCGAGTCTGAAGGTAAAGCCTGGCTGTTCGGGACTAACTTTAACTACGCGTTCTAA
- a CDS encoding YfcZ/YiiS family protein produces the protein MSKCSADETPVCCCMDVGTIMDNSDCTASYSRVFANRAEAEQTLAALTEKARSVESEPCKITPTFTEESDGVRLDIDFTFACEAEMLIFQLGLR, from the coding sequence ATGAGTAAATGTAGTGCTGATGAAACCCCGGTTTGCTGCTGTATGGATGTTGGCACCATTATGGACAACTCCGATTGCACCGCGTCTTACAGCCGCGTGTTTGCAAACCGCGCAGAAGCAGAACAAACGCTGGCGGCGCTGACTGAAAAAGCCCGTAGCGTGGAATCCGAACCGTGCAAAATCACCCCGACTTTCACTGAAGAGTCTGATGGTGTTCGCCTGGATATCGATTTCACTTTTGCCTGCGAAGCTGAAATGCTGATCTTCCAGCTGGGTCTGCGTTAA
- a CDS encoding formate/nitrite transporter family protein translates to MDNDKIDKHSDELEVESEEKERGKKIEIDEDRLPSRAMAIHEHIRQDGEKELERDAMALLWSAIAAGLSMGASLLAKGIFHVELKGVPGSFLLENLGYTFGFIIVIMARQQLFTENTVTAVLPVMQKPTMGNIGLLMRLWGVVLLGNILGTGIAAWAFEYMPIFNEETRDAFVKIGMDVMKNTPSEMFANAIISGWLIATMVWMFPAAGAAKIVVIILMTWLIALGDTTHIVVGSVEILYLVFNGTLHWSDFIWPFALPTLAGNICGGTFIFALMSHAQIRNDMSNKRKEEARQKAEHAEIIKKNDKNPL, encoded by the coding sequence ATGGACAATGACAAAATAGATAAACACAGCGACGAACTTGAAGTAGAGAGCGAAGAAAAAGAGCGTGGAAAAAAAATAGAAATAGATGAAGACCGGCTCCCCTCCAGAGCGATGGCTATTCACGAACATATCCGTCAGGACGGCGAAAAAGAGCTGGAGCGCGACGCGATGGCGCTACTGTGGTCAGCCATTGCGGCGGGTCTGTCGATGGGCGCTTCGTTACTGGCAAAAGGGATATTTCATGTCGAACTGAAAGGCGTACCGGGGAGTTTTTTGCTGGAGAATCTGGGTTATACCTTTGGTTTTATTATCGTCATTATGGCCCGCCAGCAATTATTTACTGAGAATACCGTAACGGCGGTACTACCAGTGATGCAAAAACCGACCATGGGCAACATCGGCTTACTGATGCGGTTATGGGGCGTCGTGCTGCTGGGTAATATTCTCGGAACAGGTATTGCGGCGTGGGCGTTTGAGTATATGCCTATCTTTAATGAAGAAACCCGCGATGCGTTTGTCAAAATCGGCATGGATGTGATGAAGAACACCCCCAGCGAGATGTTTGCCAACGCGATCATCTCCGGCTGGCTTATAGCCACAATGGTATGGATGTTCCCTGCGGCGGGAGCGGCAAAGATTGTAGTAATTATATTGATGACGTGGCTTATCGCGCTGGGCGACACTACCCACATCGTCGTCGGTTCAGTAGAGATCCTCTATCTGGTCTTTAACGGCACGCTGCACTGGAGCGATTTCATCTGGCCATTCGCGCTACCTACTCTGGCGGGAAACATCTGCGGCGGCACCTTCATCTTCGCATTAATGAGCCATGCGCAAATCCGTAACGATATGAGTAACAAGCGTAAAGAAGAGGCACGCCAGAAAGCAGAACATGCGGAAATCATTAAGAAAAATGATAAAAATCCGCTATAA
- a CDS encoding Rossmann-fold NAD(P)-binding domain-containing protein, with translation MDALIGYSGFVGTTLLRQRRFDAQYRSTNIGEIVGKTFDTVVCAGAPAQKWLANKDPADDIKKINNLIEKLKNISCQKFILISTVDVFKDPVNVDETTSIETEGLHAYGAHRYYLEQFVSKQFPDNLIVRLPGLVGPGLKKNIIYDFLHKNNIFQIESRSVFQFYPMINLWYDINIALQHKLSLVHLTAAPISVADIAQHSFGFEFCNHIQDKPGYYDMKSCHSHLFTNDHDYQYNRRESLMAIRAYAQSEIGSN, from the coding sequence ATGGACGCATTGATTGGATATTCCGGTTTTGTCGGTACAACTTTATTAAGACAACGTCGTTTCGATGCACAATATCGCTCAACCAACATCGGCGAAATTGTTGGGAAAACATTTGATACTGTAGTTTGTGCCGGTGCCCCTGCACAAAAGTGGCTTGCAAATAAAGACCCAGCCGACGACATAAAAAAAATCAATAACCTAATTGAAAAATTAAAAAACATATCTTGTCAAAAATTTATTTTGATTAGTACTGTAGATGTCTTTAAAGATCCAGTTAATGTTGATGAGACTACATCAATCGAAACAGAAGGATTACATGCTTATGGTGCACACAGATATTATTTAGAACAATTTGTGAGCAAACAATTCCCTGACAATCTAATTGTACGATTACCAGGCCTCGTTGGGCCAGGTCTCAAAAAAAACATTATCTATGATTTTTTGCATAAAAATAATATTTTTCAAATTGAAAGTCGTAGTGTTTTTCAATTTTACCCGATGATAAACTTGTGGTATGACATTAACATTGCGCTACAACATAAATTATCGCTGGTACATTTGACTGCGGCACCCATAAGCGTCGCTGATATAGCACAACATAGCTTTGGCTTCGAGTTTTGCAATCACATTCAGGATAAACCTGGATATTACGATATGAAAAGTTGCCATAGTCACCTATTTACTAACGACCATGACTATCAGTATAACCGTCGTGAATCATTGATGGCAATACGCGCTTATGCACAATCTGAAATAGGCAGTAATTAA
- the fadI gene encoding acetyl-CoA C-acyltransferase FadI: MGQVLPLVTRQGDRIAIVSGLRTPFARQATAFHGIPAVDLGKMVVGELLARSEIPAEVIEQLVFGQVVQMPEAPNIAREIVLGTGMNVHTDAYSVSRACATSFQAVANVAESLMAGTIRAGIAGGADSSSVLPIGVSKKLARVLVDVNKARTMSQRLKLFSRLRLRDLMPVPPAVAEYSTGLRMGDTAEQMAKTYGITREQQDALAHRSHQRAAQAWSEGKLKEEVMTAFIPPYKQPLAEDNNIRGNSSLADYAKLRPAFDRKHGTVTAANSTPLTDGAAAVILMTESRAKELGLVPLGYLRSYAFTAIDVWQDMLLGPAWSTPLALERAGLTMSDLTLIDMHEAFAAQTLANIQLLGSERFARDVLGRAHATGEVDDSKFNVLGGSIAYGHPFAATGARMITQTLHELRRRGGGFGLVTACAAGGLGAAMVLEAE, from the coding sequence ATGGGTCAGGTTTTACCGCTGGTTACCCGCCAGGGCGATCGTATCGCCATTGTTAGCGGATTACGCACGCCTTTTGCTCGCCAGGCGACGGCTTTTCATGGTATTCCCGCTGTTGATTTGGGGAAGATGGTCGTCGGAGAACTGCTTGCTCGTAGCGAGATCCCCGCCGAAGTGATTGAACAACTGGTCTTTGGTCAGGTCGTACAAATGCCGGAAGCCCCCAACATTGCGCGTGAAATTGTTCTTGGCACCGGAATGAACGTCCATACCGATGCTTACAGCGTCAGTCGTGCCTGTGCCACCAGTTTCCAGGCTGTTGCAAACGTCGCCGAAAGCCTGATGGCGGGAACCATTCGTGCGGGGATTGCCGGTGGGGCAGATTCCTCGTCGGTATTGCCGATTGGCGTTAGCAAAAAACTGGCGCGCGTGCTGGTGGATGTCAACAAAGCCCGCACAATGAGCCAGCGTCTGAAACTTTTCTCTCGTCTGCGTTTGCGTGACTTAATGCCCGTGCCGCCTGCGGTAGCGGAATATTCCACCGGCTTGCGGATGGGTGACACCGCTGAACAAATGGCGAAAACCTACGGCATCACCCGCGAACAGCAAGATGCATTAGCGCACCGTTCGCATCAGCGAGCCGCTCAGGCGTGGTCGGAAGGTAAACTCAAAGAAGAAGTGATGACCGCCTTTATCCCCCCTTATAAACAACCGCTTGCCGAAGACAACAATATTCGCGGTAATTCCTCGCTTGCTGATTACGCAAAGCTGCGTCCGGCGTTTGATCGTAAACACGGAACGGTAACGGCAGCGAACAGTACGCCGCTGACCGATGGCGCTGCGGCGGTGATCCTGATGACCGAATCGCGGGCGAAAGAATTAGGGCTGGTGCCGCTGGGGTATCTGCGCAGTTATGCATTTACCGCGATAGATGTCTGGCAGGACATGTTGCTCGGTCCAGCCTGGTCAACGCCGCTGGCGCTGGAACGTGCCGGTTTAACGATGAGCGATCTGACATTGATTGATATGCATGAAGCATTTGCTGCCCAGACGCTGGCGAATATTCAGTTGCTGGGTAGTGAACGTTTTGCCCGCGATGTGCTGGGGCGTGCACATGCCACTGGTGAAGTGGACGACAGCAAATTTAACGTGCTTGGCGGTTCGATTGCTTACGGACATCCCTTCGCGGCTACTGGTGCGCGGATGATAACCCAGACATTGCATGAACTTCGCCGTCGCGGCGGTGGATTTGGTTTAGTGACCGCCTGTGCCGCAGGTGGGCTTGGTGCAGCAATGGTTCTGGAGGCGGAATAA
- a CDS encoding FAD-dependent oxidoreductase, whose translation MGSKNIAIAGGGFFGLYLAEQLALKGYKVTVYEKSQELMSRASYVNQARVHNGYHYPRSILTALRSRISFPRFVTEFRDCIEDDFAKYYLVAGALSKITGAQFSRFCQRIGVECEDAPPSVKRLINPVLIDAVFTTCEYAFDSHKLRNTMQQRLSAAKVTIVTDAVVEKVSKSGEGLEVITTISGQPDISYVDHLFNCTYSRINYLLNGSELTLIPLRHEMTEMCLVTVPDELKKMGLTLMCGPFFSVMPFPPAQLHSFSHVRYTPHYQWNDRPNKPYEDAYRKYELNERHSAWGHMIRDATRYIPCLSECQYQSSIWEVKTILPRSDSDDSRPILFRPNYILKGLHCVMGGKIDNIYDALHEIERVIELS comes from the coding sequence ATGGGGAGTAAAAATATTGCAATCGCAGGAGGCGGTTTTTTTGGTTTGTATCTGGCAGAACAACTTGCATTGAAGGGTTATAAAGTTACAGTTTATGAGAAAAGTCAGGAACTCATGTCCCGTGCATCCTATGTTAATCAGGCTCGAGTGCACAATGGCTATCATTATCCACGCAGCATCTTGACAGCGTTACGCTCTCGTATCTCTTTCCCTCGTTTTGTTACAGAATTTCGCGACTGCATTGAAGATGATTTTGCCAAATATTACCTTGTTGCAGGTGCGTTGAGTAAAATAACAGGTGCACAATTTAGCCGATTTTGTCAACGTATAGGTGTTGAATGTGAAGATGCTCCTCCGTCAGTGAAACGTTTGATTAATCCTGTACTTATCGATGCGGTGTTTACTACCTGTGAGTATGCATTTGATTCCCATAAGCTGCGTAATACAATGCAACAACGGCTTTCAGCAGCAAAAGTTACTATTGTAACGGACGCGGTTGTTGAAAAAGTTAGCAAATCTGGTGAAGGGTTAGAGGTAATCACAACAATATCTGGACAACCAGATATTAGCTATGTTGATCATCTTTTCAATTGTACTTATTCAAGAATTAATTATCTCTTGAATGGTTCTGAGCTTACATTAATACCCCTTCGTCATGAAATGACGGAAATGTGCCTTGTAACTGTTCCAGATGAGCTAAAAAAAATGGGGCTAACACTAATGTGCGGCCCATTTTTTTCTGTTATGCCATTCCCACCAGCTCAACTACATTCCTTCAGCCATGTTCGATACACACCCCATTACCAATGGAATGACAGACCAAATAAACCTTATGAGGATGCATATAGAAAGTATGAACTAAATGAACGGCATTCGGCTTGGGGGCATATGATAAGAGATGCCACGCGTTATATTCCTTGTTTGAGTGAATGCCAATATCAAAGCTCAATCTGGGAAGTAAAAACAATCCTTCCACGAAGTGATAGCGATGATTCTCGCCCAATTTTATTTCGCCCGAATTATATATTGAAGGGGCTTCACTGCGTGATGGGTGGGAAAATTGACAATATTTATGATGCTCTACATGAAATAGAACGCGTGATCGAGTTGAGTTGA
- the mlaA gene encoding phospholipid-binding lipoprotein MlaA — translation MKLRLSALALGTTLLVGCASSGTDQQGRSDPLEGFNRTMYNFNFNVLDPYVVRPVAVAWRDYVPQPARNGLSNFTGNLEEPAVMVNYFLQGDPYQGMVHFTRFFLNTILGMGGFIDVAGMANPKLQRTEPHRFGSTLGHYGVGYGPYVQLPFYGSFTLRDDGGDMADSLYPVLSWLTWPMSVGKWTLEGIETRAQLLDSDGLLRQSSDPYIMVREAYFQRHDFIANGGELKPQENPNAQAIQDDLKDIDSE, via the coding sequence ATGAAGCTTCGCCTGTCGGCGCTTGCTCTGGGAACTACGCTTCTGGTGGGGTGTGCGAGTTCCGGTACAGATCAGCAAGGGCGTTCTGACCCGTTAGAAGGGTTCAACCGCACCATGTACAATTTTAACTTCAATGTGTTAGACCCGTATGTGGTTCGACCGGTAGCGGTCGCCTGGCGTGATTATGTTCCGCAACCGGCGCGTAACGGTTTGAGCAACTTCACCGGCAACCTGGAAGAACCTGCGGTGATGGTTAACTACTTCTTGCAGGGTGACCCTTATCAGGGGATGGTCCACTTTACCCGCTTTTTCCTGAACACCATTTTGGGAATGGGCGGTTTTATTGATGTTGCTGGGATGGCGAATCCGAAACTGCAACGCACCGAACCTCACCGTTTTGGCAGTACGCTCGGTCACTATGGCGTGGGTTATGGGCCGTACGTTCAGTTACCGTTCTACGGTAGCTTTACGCTGCGTGATGACGGCGGTGATATGGCAGACAGCCTTTACCCGGTACTTTCCTGGCTGACCTGGCCGATGTCGGTGGGTAAATGGACGCTTGAAGGGATCGAAACTCGTGCGCAGTTGCTGGATTCTGACGGCTTGCTTCGTCAGTCCTCCGATCCTTACATTATGGTGCGCGAGGCTTACTTCCAGCGTCATGATTTCATCGCCAATGGCGGTGAGCTCAAACCGCAAGAAAACCCGAACGCGCAAGCGATTCAGGATGATTTAAAAGATATCGATTCTGAATAA
- a CDS encoding DMT family transporter: protein MKWLILILGIFSNASASVLIKLAITPPRRLPSLAEPLAALANWPLWLGIFLYGIAFLLYAVTLAFLPLNVAHPILTSGAIACVALFSVVIFREPVYWSTVTGILLVMSGVALITLKVK, encoded by the coding sequence ATGAAGTGGCTCATTTTGATTCTTGGCATATTTTCTAATGCCTCGGCCAGTGTTCTTATAAAATTAGCAATAACCCCTCCCAGAAGGCTCCCAAGTCTGGCTGAACCTCTTGCTGCGCTTGCAAATTGGCCATTATGGTTAGGAATATTTCTATATGGAATTGCCTTTTTGTTATATGCTGTTACACTGGCATTTTTACCTTTGAATGTAGCACACCCAATACTGACCTCTGGTGCAATTGCCTGTGTCGCATTATTCTCTGTCGTTATTTTCCGAGAACCAGTTTACTGGTCTACCGTTACTGGAATTCTGTTGGTGATGAGTGGTGTCGCCCTTATTACCCTTAAAGTTAAGTAA
- a CDS encoding glycosyltransferase family protein: MKSESFVSVVIVIPDHLNYIYASLSKLASLLDTLYSDYELVVIAPGLDSTSAQVEDRVLKDIPCVRIIQLSTPVFHDVALAAGLESAIGDFVVLWNPLADPVEVVPQSVNKCREGADVVIGVSNSVRSLRYRILRRLMNVALRTIDYEIPSNSTGLRCLSRRAVNAVTRIGRFHHQFYLRIHKTGYPAEALIYKPLKQSEGAGVVTSLHRLMHLVIFNSTKPLRWMSILGFGGSLAGFLFACYSVLIHLFSGLIVEGWTTSILVVTSLFIIQFVMMAFFGEYLGRLLDESNSQAEYAVVYERTSEVMVNTDRFNVMHTSLPLESNYVQTGRDGLTPQTRGEEWTH, encoded by the coding sequence ATGAAAAGTGAATCTTTTGTATCAGTCGTTATTGTCATTCCAGACCACTTGAATTATATCTATGCTTCTTTATCTAAACTTGCCTCACTTCTGGATACGCTATACAGTGATTACGAATTAGTCGTGATAGCACCGGGGTTAGACAGTACGAGTGCACAGGTAGAAGATCGAGTGTTGAAGGATATTCCTTGTGTACGAATAATCCAGCTATCCACTCCCGTATTTCATGATGTTGCGTTAGCGGCTGGATTAGAAAGTGCTATTGGTGATTTTGTTGTTTTATGGAATCCACTGGCCGATCCGGTAGAAGTCGTACCTCAAAGTGTTAACAAATGTCGTGAAGGTGCCGATGTCGTAATTGGTGTCTCGAATAGCGTTCGTTCACTACGTTATCGGATACTTCGTCGACTCATGAATGTTGCATTGCGCACCATAGATTATGAGATTCCTTCTAATTCAACGGGGTTACGTTGTTTAAGCCGTCGCGCTGTAAATGCCGTTACTCGAATCGGTCGATTTCACCATCAATTCTATCTTCGTATTCACAAAACCGGCTATCCAGCCGAAGCCCTCATCTACAAACCGCTAAAACAATCAGAGGGCGCCGGGGTAGTAACATCATTGCATCGATTGATGCACTTGGTAATATTTAACTCCACTAAGCCGCTACGTTGGATGTCTATTCTCGGTTTCGGCGGAAGTCTTGCGGGTTTTCTATTTGCGTGTTATAGCGTGTTGATCCATCTGTTCAGTGGGCTTATTGTTGAGGGCTGGACAACGTCTATATTAGTTGTAACTTCACTATTTATAATTCAGTTCGTCATGATGGCTTTTTTTGGCGAGTATTTGGGGCGCCTGCTGGATGAAAGCAACTCACAGGCAGAATATGCAGTGGTTTATGAACGAACAAGTGAAGTCATGGTTAATACCGATAGGTTTAATGTTATGCACACTTCTCTGCCACTAGAGTCTAATTATGTACAAACTGGTCGTGATGGTTTAACACCACAGACTAGGGGGGAAGAATGGACGCATTGA